The stretch of DNA GGTTATGGCAGGATTCATGTTCAGCATCGTTTATTGTTTGCGCGGCGGGCTGGAAGTATTCGGACGCATGGGAGAAGTATTGTTTCCGGTTGCCTTTCTTGCCCTTGTCCTTGGGTGGATTCTGATCTTCAGTTCTCAAATTCATCATTCTGAGTATATAGAACCTGTGTTCGCGAAAGGGTTTCAGCCGATATGGAATGCGGTATTTCCCTTCCTTATCGTGTTTCCGTTCGGTCAAACGCTGCTGTTTATGATGTTTACTATTAATTCGAATGACCACAGCAGCATCAAAAAAGCGGGGATGATTGCGGTTCTTGCGTCAGGCATCATACTGTCATTAAATATGCTTGGTCTTATTGCCGTATTTGGTCCTTCTGTTCTTGAAGAGACGGAATTTCCGCTATATACCGCCATAGGAATGGTTAGTCTGGGGGATTTTATTATGAACCTGGATGCGCTTGCGATCCTGATGATGGTGTTGGGGGGATTTTTTAAACTAGGGGCATTCATGTACGGTTCCGTACTCGGCACTGCACAGCTGTTCAAATTGGAATCTTATCATTCCCTCATTATTCCATGGGGCACGATTATTCTGGCAATGTCCCTCATCATTGCGTCTACTTACTCGCAGCATATAGAAATTGGCTGGAAAATATCCATACCCTATATATTTTTCCCGCTCTATATTGTGATCCCCATTCTATTATTGATCGTTGCCGCTATTCGTAACATGGGGCGCGGATGAATAATGCCGATGAACAGCCGGAGGAAGTTCCTCCGGCTGAAGATCGATTAAACGGGCATTTTATCGGCTTTATCCAGTTTAGCGCGGACCTTCTTAGACACGTTTAATGATGCGCGTGCTTTCACTAATTGGTAAAGGTTCCCTAGAAGCAGCCCTATAAACAAATACGTTAACCCGCCGAAGAATCCATAAATAATGGCTGCCGCTGCTGCAACGAGGAGTCCAAAAATAATTTGATCCTTCACTTTGGCGGGCGAAGTAGGCGGATCGGTAAGCATGAAGAAACCAAAGAAAAGTGCGGCGTTGATAAATGGGGGTCGGAATGCGCTGGAGATATTTCCTATATCGTAGTAACCCATAATAACCAATAATGCAAAAAATGCGCCTAAAAATGAAAAAAGCTGAGCATATTTATTCACCCGGCTCGTGACCGGGTATCCACCCAGCGCAACAAAGATAAGGGTCCATGCAGGAAAATTCCCGAATGCTCCCCACCAGCTTTGGCCGGTATGAAAGATCAGGGCAGACAGAAGCAGTCCAAAGACCGCCGGGTTAAAGACCGGTTTCTTACGATAGACAAAAAGATGCTTGGACAAAATGGCTATGACTGCTGTTGCCGCAACGATAGGCCAGGAGGTTGCTGTGCTCAGGATCAAGGAAATGATTAACCCTGTAATAATCGCACCGTCCAGCATCAGTCGCTTTCTTTTCTCAATACGGCAATAAATGATGTCCACGGCCAACGAAGCGACGACTGCAATGATGCCGTTTAATATGCCTTTCATATCCCGTGCTCCAATGGAGGCTAAAAGAAGATAAGCAACCATGGCAATGAGGACATATCCCTTTGGTGATTTGATCCACTGACGCGCTGTCATTTATATCCCTCCAGCTTTAACAATATGTAACTCCGGTGTGATCAAGATTCCTTTTAGATCCGCTTGTTCGATGAGCATTTTTCCGCTTTCTGCACCCAGCAAAAAGGATGCGGTTGAGAAAGCATCCGCCAGCATGGCATAAGGGGCCATTACGCTGCAGCTGATCCAATCATTGGGGGATTGTCTTGTTTTAGGATGGATCAGATGATGCATGCCGATCATTTGCGCGCTCCTGCGCTCATAGCTTCCGGAAGTGCAAATCGCCTCATTGGACATTTCGAGAGTATATAGGATGGAGTCGCTTCGCCATGGATGCTGAATGCCTATTTTCCAGGGACCCCCGCTTTCGTCCACGCCCCCGGCAAACAGATCGCCGCCGGCATTGACGACAAACCCTTCAAATTCCTTCAACTCATTGGCAGCCAAATCAATGGCAAAGCCCTTAGCCACGGCTCCTAAATCAATCACCAACGGTTTTCGCAAAAATAAGGTGCGATCTTGCTCATTTAATACGATATCCCGGTACGTAACGGAATCGGCAGAGCGGCTTTTCATGGACTCTCCCGTTAAATAGTTGGTGTCGAACCCATTGTCTTCCATAACTCTTCCCACGGTAGGATCAAATACACCATCCGTCCATTTGGCGATTTCTAGCGCAAATTTGAGCGGTTCAAATACCAACGGGCTGACCTGAACCGGAGTTTCGAGTGATCGGCAGACCTTCATCAATTCACTGTCAGGGGAAAACCGGCTGCAGGCTTGCTCCACTTTTTTAAATGCCTCAAACGCCCGGTTTATTTTCACCTCCGCCGCTTCCTTCGATTGGCCGTCCCCGGTGACTACCTGTATATCCACAACCGTGTCCATATATAGCTTGGTTTTTCTCATTTTTTCCCATTATGCGTTTTGCGCCTGGGAGAGCGCTTCTTGTACAGCATCTTTAAAAGCTCGTGTACTGTATGTCGCGCCTGATACATTCGCCACTTCAGCACTTTGTATACTTAATACTTCGTCCGGCAGCCCCGCTACGTCACTTTCCGGATAAGACATCGTAAAATTGCTGATTTCCACGTCCGTTATCTGGTCGTTGCTAATGGTTATTTGCACTTCAATCGATCCGAACCGGTTGCTTCCCATTCCCGTATACGTGCCATCTGTATAAACACGTTCCGTTTGAACGCTATCGGTCGATGTTCCATTTGCCTGTCCGCTATTTACTGATGATTGCCCGCCATTTAATTCCGACTGTTGGCCATTCACTTCATAACTAACCGGCGGCGGCGGTTGCACGGATGCCTGAGTATCCGTTATAAAATATCCGGTAGCGTAAACCGCTGCAACGGCTGACGAGCATAAGACTACCCACTTTCTCTTCATTTTCGCCATCTAAGTCCCTCCACTCCAAATGTTCTCTCTACGGATGAACCCAGTATAAGCGTGCAGTATTGAAGTTTTCTTAAATAAAACAGAGGACATCCGAGTGGGATATCCTCTGTTGTGTTTCGTATTATACAATTTGCATTCGGCGCTGTCTTTTACGGCAAGTTGTTCCTATCGTAAACTCAATAGCTCGGCCAAGGAAATGCGGCCAACAACTTCGTATCCGTTGCCCTGCCCTCCCGGTTTCACCACAACGGTACCCAAGTTAGGGATTTCGCCCAAACCAACCCCTTGAGGGAAGCTGTGTGCAACGATTACCTGGTTGGTACCGGAAGAAGGTGCTTTCTCTAACACAGAAGTCAGGGCAGCCAATGTATCCTCCCGCTCTGAAGGGGTTACGTCACTACTCAACCGATAAATTCTAATCCAGAACGGATCGTTCTGAACATTTCCTTCGCCAAAAGCCAGTTCGGCTGTTTCCCTTGTGCGGCAAAAAGGACTGGCCAGCACAGGAGATCGAACAGGGATATGTAATCTGCGGAATGCCTCCCCAAGAGCTGCAGCTTGTCTTCTGCCTTCCCCGGAAAGATTTCTTTGAGTCGAACAATCCGTGAAGACGGGATTGGGCCGGTCTTCTCCTACAGTTGCCTCTCCATGTCTCATATATAGAATATATCCACCCTGACGGAGCGAATCCAGCAGCGGCGGGTTCACCGGCCCAGCTGTTGCTGCATTTCCTGCCGCCCCAACCACTTGTACCGGAGTCATAAAGAATAAACAAAGCATACATAGACAAACTAACCTTTTCATCTCTATCTCTCCTCTCGCTGAGAACACATCTTCCAAGATGTAGTATGCGCAAGGAAAAAAATAAAAAACGGGTGATGAACGATAGACGTTCTTTCACCCGTTCTTACGATTACACTAGCCCCAGCAGCATTCCTCCCGCAGCGCCTGTAAGTACAACCACCCAAGGCGGAAGCTTCCAAAAGACCAGCATCACAAACAAAATGACGGCTAGGGCGAAATCCATCGGCTCCAAGATGGCGGTAGTCCACAGCGGATCGTACAGAGCGGCCAGCAAAATGCCAACCACAGCCGCATTAATCCCTACCAACGCCCCTTGGATTTTCGGACTGCTCCTTATCCCATTCCAGAACGGGAGCGCACCGACAACAAGAAGAAATGCCGGCAGGAAAATGCCGATAGTGGCAACCACCGCTCCTGTGATCCCCCCGGCCATTGCCCCAAGGTAGCCTGCAAAAGTGAATAGCGGCCCCGGGACCGCTTGCGCAGCTCCGTAACCCGCCAAGAAATCCTCTTGGCTCACCCACCCCGTTGGAACAACTTCCCGCTCCAGAAGCGGGAGAACGACATGCCCCCCGCCGAACACCAGAGAACCGGAACGATAGAAGCTGTCAAACATCGCGAGCCATCCGGCTTCCCCCGATTGTCTGAGAAGCGGGAGTGCGGCGAGCAGACCAACAAATAAAATCAAGCAGAAGACGGCAAAGGCCCGGCTAACCGGAATTTGCAGGTTGGGTATCCCTTCCGCCGCTTTCTTTCGGTACAGCCATAAGCCGATAACGCCGGCGGCAATGATGATAAGTACCTGACTGTAAGCGGTATGCCAAGACAACGCAACCGCTGCGGCAGCCACCGCTATGGTTGCTCTACCCCGATCAGGTGTGAGCTTCTGCCCCATCCCTAGAACAGCATGGGCAACAATCGCTACAGCTACGATCTTCAGTCCATGAATCCACCCTGCACTCGCAATATCATAACCTTGAAGCAAGAAGGCAAACGCAACTAAAGCGATGACAGACGGCAGAGTGAATCCCAGCCATGCTACGAGACCTCCAATTAGTCCCGCTCTTAACACTCCGATGCCAATTCCAACCTGGCTGCTGGCTGGACCGGGGAGAAATTGGCATAGGGCCACAAGGTCGGCGTAGCTTCGTTCATCCATCCATTTTCGGCGGCGGATGTACTCGTTATGAAAATAACCAAGATGTGCGATGGGTCCCCCGAATGAGGTGAGTCCCAGTTTGGTGGAAACCTTCAGCACTTCCAGAAGAGTCGAAAACTTCCCTTTTTGAGCATATTCCGGTGCCTCTTGCTGATTCGCATCCATGTACACGGATTACTCCTTTTCCTTAGTTGGTTGGGAAAGAGATATAGTATGAAAATCGACTCTATTCTATGCTATATGCGCATCCTAATCCAGCCCTTTTACAGAAAATTTACAAACCGTTTCATATTCTAACTTAGTCACTTAGCGGCATAAAAAACACCAACCCAAAGGTTGGTGCTCAGTTATTAGCACAGCGTATAACCTGCTTCTATAGGGATTTTTACTACCATTATTTGCTGGTAATCTGTACGCTGTCTACAAATTTTATTGCCCGCTTAATTAGCTGGCTGGATCGCAAAATGTTAAATTTTAATTCTTTTGCATAGGGCCGTAAATCAAGTGTGCCAAAAAAGATAGGCAGTCGTTCTTTAGATTCCATTTTTTGCAGTTCCTCAAAGGAAAATAGACTTTCTTGGAGAATATACAAAGTGACTTCCTCCATTCTTGGGTTTTTGGTTTGGTCACCGAAAAACTTCTACAAGTTGGGGTGAAGTCCTTTTTTATGCTCAAAATCTCCTTGCCCAGCAAGGGCTTAGATTAATGCAATATACTCAATTTAGAAAGAATAAGAACAAATAAAATGATAAAGGAACAAAATGACAAAATAGGAATATAGTAAATATATCATATTTTTCATATTATTGGGATGGTATAGAGTACGAAAGCAGAATTTGTACCATGCAATAAAATAAAATATGGAAATACTGGGGACTTTAACCTTATGTTAGGTGACAAAAAATAACAAATATTGCTATATACGGTCCAATATTCAAGTGGTATACTGGTTTTGTCAAGAGTGATTGAAAGTTTCAATTCTTGTTGACAAAAAACGATAAGTGTGGTTCACGGAAAACTAAAAGAACCATTACCAGTTAACTTTGTCCGGTCGGTTGGTAATGGTTCTGCGCTGATAACTTCCAAGTAAGCAGTCTTTTATTATTTTATTATTATTTTAGTAGTGTAAATTAGCTGATAGGCTGGCCAGCTTTATCATAAACTTGCAACTTGTGAATTCACTCACAAAACATGGTCTTTTCTTTTTACAAAATCGGATGGGAGGAAGGTAAGCAAGCGATCTGAAACGTACGGCAAATTATATCGTATAATGGGAGGAAAAGGTACATGAAATTGTTCTCTAATGGAAAAATCTCATCGGTTATCAAAATTACTTTGCTTGCTTGTATGGCACTTTTCTGGGCAAGCCCCGCATTTGCTAATGGAACAGACTCTAAAGGCGAATTGAAAAAAGAAATCACACAAATGAGCAACAGCGAATTTGATTCATGGATGGCCGACTACGTTGTTAAAAACAAAAATAAGGACATACAAGACAAGAAGAAAGAGCTTAAAGATTTAGGAGTAGAATTTACCGAATCACCAAAGAGTGATCTTGGAATTAGTATTATGTCGTCTGGGGGGTATCCCTCGGATGTAGATTTATCTGTTATTGGATCCAAAAGAACACAAGATATCTTCTGGAGAGTACAATCAATACTTATAATGACTAATACACTATGGGACTGCGGTTCACTTGATTTACTTAGTGTTGAATGGGATCCGAATAGAGCAGCGTTCTACAGCTATAGCACGGATGGTAACTTTACTTCATTGCTAGACTATAGCAAAAGAGGAAGTGGAGCATTGCTTTTTAATGTTGAAGATAAAAGAATGTATGCGGGGGATTCTACTTATGGCGTAGCGTACGTTACGTTAAAGTCGGGTACTTCCGGTGATCTGGAAATGGCAACTAAATATACGCATACTTATAATGATACGAGTGTTACATGGCAAGTTGGTTCCAATGTGGGATATTCCACAACAGGTCCATCGGGAGGTATTACGTACACACTTACAGGCTCAACTATTCCCGCAAACTGGTCCAAATCAGATGTCAACGCTGTAATTAATCCTTAATAACAAATTCCCCCTTATTATTATATAATAAGGGGGAATTGTTTAATAAATGCCTGATCTTATGGAGGTGCTGTGTGATAGGAGCAAAAAAAGAAAAGCTATACGGGATTCTTGCTGCAACAGTTCTATTTTTAGTGCGGAATCCGTGGTCTGATGAAGTTATTAATAAAGTCTTTACTGGTTCAGTCTGGAGATTTATTCAAAGTACGGTTAATATTCTGTCTTTTGTTGGATTATGCTTTGTCACCTTTTTTTCAATACTACTTATTATCTCGGTGT from Paenibacillus sophorae encodes:
- a CDS encoding FAD:protein FMN transferase, encoding MRKTKLYMDTVVDIQVVTGDGQSKEAAEVKINRAFEAFKKVEQACSRFSPDSELMKVCRSLETPVQVSPLVFEPLKFALEIAKWTDGVFDPTVGRVMEDNGFDTNYLTGESMKSRSADSVTYRDIVLNEQDRTLFLRKPLVIDLGAVAKGFAIDLAANELKEFEGFVVNAGGDLFAGGVDESGGPWKIGIQHPWRSDSILYTLEMSNEAICTSGSYERRSAQMIGMHHLIHPKTRQSPNDWISCSVMAPYAMLADAFSTASFLLGAESGKMLIEQADLKGILITPELHIVKAGGI
- a CDS encoding RnfABCDGE type electron transport complex subunit D; this translates as MTARQWIKSPKGYVLIAMVAYLLLASIGARDMKGILNGIIAVVASLAVDIIYCRIEKRKRLMLDGAIITGLIISLILSTATSWPIVAATAVIAILSKHLFVYRKKPVFNPAVFGLLLSALIFHTGQSWWGAFGNFPAWTLIFVALGGYPVTSRVNKYAQLFSFLGAFFALLVIMGYYDIGNISSAFRPPFINAALFFGFFMLTDPPTSPAKVKDQIIFGLLVAAAAAIIYGFFGGLTYLFIGLLLGNLYQLVKARASLNVSKKVRAKLDKADKMPV
- a CDS encoding histidine phosphatase family protein — translated: MTPVQVVGAAGNAATAGPVNPPLLDSLRQGGYILYMRHGEATVGEDRPNPVFTDCSTQRNLSGEGRRQAAALGEAFRRLHIPVRSPVLASPFCRTRETAELAFGEGNVQNDPFWIRIYRLSSDVTPSEREDTLAALTSVLEKAPSSGTNQVIVAHSFPQGVGLGEIPNLGTVVVKPGGQGNGYEVVGRISLAELLSLR
- a CDS encoding FMN-binding protein, with amino-acid sequence MAKMKRKWVVLCSSAVAAVYATGYFITDTQASVQPPPPVSYEVNGQQSELNGGQSSVNSGQANGTSTDSVQTERVYTDGTYTGMGSNRFGSIEVQITISNDQITDVEISNFTMSYPESDVAGLPDEVLSIQSAEVANVSGATYSTRAFKDAVQEALSQAQNA
- a CDS encoding chromate transporter: MDANQQEAPEYAQKGKFSTLLEVLKVSTKLGLTSFGGPIAHLGYFHNEYIRRRKWMDERSYADLVALCQFLPGPASSQVGIGIGVLRAGLIGGLVAWLGFTLPSVIALVAFAFLLQGYDIASAGWIHGLKIVAVAIVAHAVLGMGQKLTPDRGRATIAVAAAAVALSWHTAYSQVLIIIAAGVIGLWLYRKKAAEGIPNLQIPVSRAFAVFCLILFVGLLAALPLLRQSGEAGWLAMFDSFYRSGSLVFGGGHVVLPLLEREVVPTGWVSQEDFLAGYGAAQAVPGPLFTFAGYLGAMAGGITGAVVATIGIFLPAFLLVVGALPFWNGIRSSPKIQGALVGINAAVVGILLAALYDPLWTTAILEPMDFALAVILFVMLVFWKLPPWVVVLTGAAGGMLLGLV
- a CDS encoding GerAB/ArcD/ProY family transporter, encoding MAKEVALAGTITAAFPIRNVNIKKPACLALIFPRSSIVVPPSIQAYLEYFPNSGLNNRLRQCLFLPQLQILVFIIFHGKGHNMAQEKISRCQFISIVILFEIGTTVLFGLRMQAKQDEWLAILAAMLGGLVLMRVYSKLSEYYPNRTLVQMVPEIAGKWIGYPLAFIYILDFAYESSRVLRDFGELIVQTILIDTPIIVVMAGFMFSIVYCLRGGLEVFGRMGEVLFPVAFLALVLGWILIFSSQIHHSEYIEPVFAKGFQPIWNAVFPFLIVFPFGQTLLFMMFTINSNDHSSIKKAGMIAVLASGIILSLNMLGLIAVFGPSVLEETEFPLYTAIGMVSLGDFIMNLDALAILMMVLGGFFKLGAFMYGSVLGTAQLFKLESYHSLIIPWGTIILAMSLIIASTYSQHIEIGWKISIPYIFFPLYIVIPILLLIVAAIRNMGRG